One stretch of Anas acuta chromosome W, bAnaAcu1.1, whole genome shotgun sequence DNA includes these proteins:
- the LOC137847378 gene encoding olfactory receptor 14C36-like yields MTCILQEECQDTGFPVCKSLMLVNITLVGSSGSCIPIPNRQQTSNSSSITEFLLLPFAVTRELQLLHFALFLGIYLAALLGNGLILSAVACDHRLHTPMYFFLLNLALLDLGCISTTVPKAMANSLWDTRAISYAGCVAQVFLFVFFISAEFSILTTMAYDRYVAICKPLHYGSLLGSRACAQMAAAAWGSGVLYALMHTASTFSLPLCQGNAVKQFFCEIPQILKLSCTDSYLREVWVLLFNACLTSGCFAFIVFSYVQIFRAVLRVPPEEGRHKAFSTCLPHLAVVSLFLSTAIFAYLKPLSISSPSSDLLVAVLYSVMPPALNPLIYSMRNQELKGAIRQMISWMFLCSDKFPFFPHK; encoded by the exons ATGACGTGCATTTTGCAGGAGGAGTGTCAGGACACGGGTTTTCCTGTTTGCAAGTCCCTGATGCTGGTGAACATCACCTTAGTCGGCTCATCTGGCAGCTGT ATCCCTATACCCAACAGGCAGCAAAcatccaacagcagctccatcacagagttcctcctcctgccatttgcaGTCACACGGGAgttgcagctcctgcacttcgcactcttcctgggcatctacctggctgccctcctgggcaacggcctcatcctcagcgccgtagcctgcgaccaccgcctccacacccccatgtacttcttcctcctcaacctcgccctcctcgacctgggctgcatctccaccactgtccccaaagccatggccaattccctctgggacaccagggccatttcctatgcaggatgtgttgcacaggtctttctgtttgttttcttcatatcAGCAGAGTTTTCAATTCTCACCACCATGGCGTATGAtcgctacgttgccatctgcaagcccctgcactatgggagcctcctgggcagcagagcttgtgcccagatggcagcagctgcctggggcagtggggttctCTATGCTCTGATGCACACTGCCAGTACATTTTCTCtacccctctgccaaggcaatgctgtgaaacagttcttctgtgaaattcctcagatcctcaagctctcaTGTACAGACTCCTATCTCAGGGAAGTTTGGGTGCTTCTGTTTAATGCTTGTTTGACATCTGgatgttttgctttcattgtcTTTTCCTATGTACAGAtcttcagagctgtgctgagggTGCCTCCCGAGGAGGGACGGCataaagccttttccacatgcctccctcacctggctgtggtctctctttttctcagcacagccatttttgcctacctgaagcccctGAGCATTTCCTCCCCATCCTCTGACCTActggtggcagttctgtactcggtgatgcctccagcactgaaccccctcatctacagcatgaggaaccaggagctcaagggtGCCATTAGACAAATGATTTCATGGATGTTTCTGTGTAGTGATAAATTCCCCTTCTTTCCACACAAGTGA